DNA sequence from the Halichoerus grypus chromosome 8, mHalGry1.hap1.1, whole genome shotgun sequence genome:
AGATAAAGAGTCCAGAATCATGCCCCCTGCCTAATAAGTTAAATGCAAAGCAGGATGGTTTTGAAAATGGTGATATAGGTGAATCTGAGGAGAATAATCAACTTGATGTCCACTCTATTTATATCGTCCCTTTTCAGTGTCCAGAGTGTGAAGAGTGTTTTGAATCAGAGCAGATTCTCAATGGACATAAGTGTTTTCCTGCCAGAGGTGGCAAAATTCCAAGCAGGCTCAAAAGAAGCTACAACTATAAAACCATTGTGAAAAAAATCTTGGCTAAACTTAAACGTGCTGGGGGTAAGAAATTAGATAATTTTCGATCtgagaaaaaagtatttaaaaacaatttcttgaAAAATTGTGATCTTATTTCTGGTGAGCAGAGCCCTGAACAAGCCCAGAGAACATTTATAGGTTCCCTTGGCAAACATGGAACATATAAGACAGttggcaataaaaagaagaaaacgtTGACTTTGCCATTTTCTTGGCAAAAGCACTTCCAGAGCCAAAATATGGGTAAAAACTTGAAAGGTATCCTTACAACAGAAAACATGTTAACTACAGATAATTCAGTGAATAATAAAGATGTATCTATCTATGGTTCATCAGGTGAGGAATTCTTTGATAACTGTGAAGTGCTTCAGTGTGGTTTTTCAGTTCCAAGTGAAAACATCCATACTGGACATAAGATGTGTCCTTGTGACAAATGTGAGAAAGtgtttccttctatttccaaACTACAAAGACACTATTTAATTCATACTGGACAGAGGCCATTTGGCTGTAATGTTTGTGGGAAATCTTTTAGACAGTCAGCTCacttaaaaagacacaaattaactCATATTGATAAGATACCTTATAGAAGATCTCTTTGCcaagaatttgaaaatttgaacCAACTTCTCATTCATCCAGGTGATAATGTTAACTATAATGCTTCCCAAcaatgtcagactcttggtttccaaaAATATGAGGTCTCAGAGTCAGATCAAATATCAGATATAAAAGTTAAGGCAGAATCAGAGGATTTCATTCTCAGTACCCCCTACAGGAACAGGCAGCCTTATCTCTCTAGTGCACTTCTGCAATCAGAGCAGAGCCAACATAGTCATTGTTGTGGTTATTCAGGGCGTGCAGAGAGGAATGATGGCCTTCTTTACCAATGCAGCGTTTGTTCCAAAAGTTTTAGATCTCCATCTAAACTGGAAAGACACTATCTAATTCATGCAGGGCAGAAGCCATTTGAATGCTCAGTTTGTGGCAAAACATTCAGGCAGGCTCCTCACTGGAAGAGACATCAACTTACTCACTTTAAGGAATGACCAACCACAAGATAAAGTGGTTCTCAAATTCAATTATGTAACTGACAGAACCAGTAACACATTTGTGGTCTCTCTGGTGATCTTGTTCTTAAAGCCtgtatcatttaaaatgtattttcattaaaaggCCTTCCTTAGGTTGAGTGATTTCATAGGCAGTTGCTTGTCCTACAAGTAAGAGCCAAGAtacatagaaaattaatacaatgttTTAGGAACAGCCAAATTAATTTTTAGGGGGAAGAACATGGTTTGATGCCATAcagtaagcatttattttattttaatacatattttggcTGTATTGAAAATGTAAATCCATGATGCGGTACAATAACtcagttcattattttttaaaggaattcttAATGTATGCCATCTCCTTTTAGATACACTCAAAAGACAGAGGTAAAAATTGGGTTTTGGCTGCAGCAAATAGCCCcactacattttatatattttgtttcacaTGAAAGCATAATTTTGTCCACCTGTGGCTCAAATTCCATtgcaaaattttttcttgtaagttTAAAAACTGAAGGCAGTAAAAGTGAAAATGGATAAGAAAATCACAGCATTATTTTCATTGGTCTTTTGCAAGCTATTTATTCTTAGGACTCTGGTAGCTTCCCCTCCTTTTCCACAGGGGATTAGAGTTGGTTTTTTACCCAGCCTGTTGTCTTTCCCAAAAGATCTGAAAGTAGGAGAGAGACTAGGATGCACCTGTATACATTTATCATGTTTACTTATCAGGAATATTGTCCAAGTGCCATAATCTTTTTGATGATATGTATGCAGTATTGTCTTTtcagaggaataaatgaaattcatCTATTTACTAAATGATTGACAACAGTAGTTGTATAGACTTAAGACTCACCTATAGATCTGCATCTCCACAAGACTTCTATTTTACTTCAGTAAAACTTTGTTTTAATGCCTCTTGAATTGAGTGGTCCTGTGACTTAACTAAATCTATCTGTTAAGTTTGATCAAATAGCAATGACTAGGTCTAGTTCTAGTTTTGAATTCTATGTTTCTTGCAAGACTCTAATGctaaagaatattattttgatCCTTAGCAAATTGTTTTGATTAGTAAGATAATTATTCCCATTTAGGAATAAAGTGTTTATGGAATTGAGGGTATCATTCTCTCAGCAGCACTGATAGGGAAATATTGGGAATCTTAAGCTATAAAAGACATAATCACAAATTGTCCTTtgtatttgccattttttaataaaatctttaagaatgaCATTTCTTAGTAATAAAATGGCCATTATCTTTTAAGAGAACAGGTCGGTGTTTGTCTTAGCACACTTAAATATAGTGACAAGCCCTCTGTTGAGAGTGAATAATAAACATTCTTTGCATTGTCAGTTCTTTGTCATACTCTAAGAAATGGTCTTTGTATAGGAGGACGGGGGAGGAGAGGTTGGTATCTTCTTTTTCAAGTGCATTTTGAGAAACTTGGGTTTAATATACAGAGATGAAACGTGACAGTACAGATAAAATGCCCAATGATGTATAAATGTGCAGGAGAATCAtatgttttaaagaataatttctcTTAGGTTTCCTCCAGATAGGTTCCTCCAATGCAAGAAAGATGAGGGTTTATAGAATTTGCCTTACACAAAACTTTTCAAGAACATACCTATTACATAAAAGCAAGGAATAATTAGCTCATATTTTCCAAGAATATAGGATCAAGGATTTTTTGTTTGAAATTgtgtatttggggattttccaaagctatttatgtaattttatttgaaGCAAATGTCTCATTTAGTCCTTTCCCAACCCAAACAGGGAAAGTCCTAACAGTGTTGTGCTTGTATGATTATTAGACTTTATTTGCTTAAGTGATActactatactttttttttttttttggcccatgCCTTTTTAATAAAAGCTGTTTCATATTGAAAGTGGGAATAATTGTAAAAATTTTGTCAAAGATGTACTGTAGTGCTATTTGAAGTACCTGTAACAAAATCCTTATTTACCTTTATCACTGCAAGCTTCTTGTGGAAACTTTATAGGAATGAAAATAAACTGTATACATCCATgataagaaaattaaacattAGATGTTACATGATGATTTGCTGCATGCTAGAACTGTTAGTATTGTTGAATCAATTACTTTggttttctgaaaaaataatctttataaatatctttaaagagatttattaaaattttttgtttgggTGATTCCAGGCTGTAGCATGATTACTTACTGAAGTAGTTTCATTGGCTGAGTTAGTGGatttattgtttcttgttttgtactGCGGTAGGGACAACAATTTTAggacaaaatgtgtgtgtgttgaaggaaAGTGGATGGTGGTTAAGAGTCTTgaagaatttaaatttcagaatattttaaaaataaactttgaaattacacagtttggacttttttttttttaaatagaaggtaAAAATCATACTGGAACAAGGTACTGATGGCCAAACACTTTCCTGGGCCCATTTCAATCCACCTTCTACACTGAATTTCCTAACATGGATATTTAATCATctcctttttacttattttttacttttcctttttagtaCATTTCTTTGATAGTTTCTTATCACCTACAAAAGGATGTTAACTGTATTACATGTCACATGATCTACCTGCTTACCCAATTATCTTCCTCTTTGGCCTTTCTCCAGATTTGTGctaaagaaatacagaattaaTTCCTCCCATGCATATTCTTGCTATTCTTGTCTCCATCTTGTCTACCCACTATTATTTAAATTAGATACAGACTTTAACACTCTtagttcaaagaagaaatttagatgAGCCagattttatttggttttccACGATTATGGGATAAAACTAAAGTGTTTAAAACTGGCttgcagaaaacatttttttttaaatgatgaattgattttttacttattttcttaacGTAATCTCTATCCTaacgtggggcttcaactcacaaccctgagatcaagagtcacatgttctactgactgagccagccaggcccccaaaACATTTCAATTTACATGTTAGATAACccatttttgggttttctgtttgttgttgtttgttttttagtaatttctacactGAACGTGGGGGCTTGAATTCATGGCTCTGAGACAAGAGTCCaggctccacctactgagccagccacatgCCTCAAGGACTGTTTGATGATACAGAATATCTGCTTTTTAGAAGCAGGGAAAGAACATTTAATTCCTATCTTGAGCTTTCTATTGCTTTCTATTGGTTAGAAGGACTTAAATTTCAGGGCTAACTGCTAGAGTTCTATTAGcattaagagaaaaagagaagtggcACAATGGTATTAAAGGAATATGGAACACGTAATATTTTGCATCTACACTGGCAAGTTTCTATTCATTCTTTCAGTTTGAACTTAAATACTACTTCCTCTGGAAGCCTTTCTGATTTACCCAAACAAGCCATTCCCTGTGCTCCCACTGCTTTTTGTTCATAACTCTGTTGTCACTGttgatcagtggttttcaaactttagtTTGCATTGGAATCATATAGAGGGTTTGTTAGAAGCATAGATAGCTGTCACATCCTCAGAGTTTCTCTCATGTCTGGTGTTGggtccaagaatttgcatttatgCTGGTTAGCTGTTAGGTCAAATTTGAAGTTGTGTTTGGAAAGAAGGGAggataggcaaaaaaaaaaaaaaaaaaaaaattccactgcaCCTAGCGTAAAAAGAGATAACAGTTGAGAGAAACAACTTCAGTTTTACCTGTTAGTCTGGTTACTGTTGTATCTTTCTGTCTTTTATGCTGAAGATGCATTTTACACCTACTTTGTCCATTGCCTCTTCACTCACTAACCTGTCAGCCCCTTTTTACCTAGTAGCCCCTTTTTTCCCTAGCATGGCAATAGGAATGGATTGCAAAaggcatgaggaaacttttcGGGGCGTTGAATATGCTTATTATCctgattttggtgatggtttcacgGATGTATGACTGAAAACAGATCGAATTTTACACTCCAAATATGTGCATGCAGTTCATTGTATGTCAACCTATACCTCCATGAATCTgttaagaaacatttaaaaccGAGCCCCCCGTACCCAGCCTATGTTTTTTTCACTACTGCTTTTTTTAGGTTTGAGAGAACCGCCAAGTCTCCCCCACCCGAGCAATTGTACCTGGAGAACCCTCACCTACCTGCCGAGTCCTTGAGACCCGATCCGGAGCGCTGGGTGCATTCTTTCAGCTTCCCACTAGGGGACGCATGCGGAGGAGGCCGAAGCCCTTGCATTCTGTAGCTCAGACCCAACGCCTGCACGAACTTCCGGCCCTGTTCCGTTCCGCTTCCGGGAAGATGTACGGGCTGCTGTACGCGCTCCTCTGAGACTGTGAAGGCTGAGGATATCCCGGCCAGCGGGCGCCTGCTTCGCGGAGTTGGGCAGCAAGAGCTGCCTGTTAGGGGAAGTGCATCACGTTCACCGCTGCTCCGAAGGGACCTTTCCTTTCCACTGGAGCGGAGTGAGAGTGCTGCCATGGCGGCCCCTGCTCAGCCCAAGAAAATCGTGGCTCCTACGGTGTCCCAGATCAACGCGGAGTTCGTAACCCAGGTGCGCTTGGCCGAGGCTGGTGTGTGTGAAAGGAGGAGACGTCAAGGCCACCGAGGCCTGGGGGTGGGATTTTCTTTGGGACGGGGTGCACCCAGGAGGCATTCGTTCGTCAGTTCATTCACTCAAGTCTTTTAACTGAGTATCTGCTCTGTGTCGGCCACTGtgttaggtgctggggataccaCAGTGAAAGAGGCCGCCTTGCCCTACGGGGTACAGGTTCCagggaagataaataaaaaagaaagctactAAGCGAGCTTTTCCGTGTTGGAGTCTGTCGCAGAAGTGATGGATTCACAGAAGAAGCAGCACCCCAGCCTGAGACCGGCAAGGTTTCGTAGCCGAGATGATGCCTAATAGGGAGGGAGGAGTAGAGTTTTTCGTAGCCGTAGAGTAATGTACGCTTTTGAGTGGAGTGACGAGAGTCTGACAAGACACCTGCGTCAAGTAGATGCATCTATGAAGAGAGCAATCGTGTTATCGGAGAGCGTTCATTTAGAACCCGTCTGCTGTGTTGCATTGTGAACCGCGGTTGGCTGTGAATAGGGAAACACAGTCCTGTAGCCCTCAGCAACATTCCTAATCCTTATGCGCTGCTTTGGGTATTGGTTGAGAGTGCAAATAGCTCCCTGCCGAAGTTACTATGCcatctgcttctttcttctctggtCTCTGTCTCAGATTTGCCAAGGCAGAAGCCTCAGAGTCATTTTGAGCCCCTCTTTCCCTTAATCACTACATGTTTACattataaatatctttcaaatCTATCTGCTTCTCTTACACTACGCCAGGTTGCCCTTGTTTACTCTCTGGACCTAGGCATCCTAACTTGTCTTGTGGATCCTCTTGCTCTCCTCCAGCCCATTCTTCATATTGCTGCCAGTGATTTTAtacaaatgcaaatctgatcatatcACTTACCTACTTAAAATCTCTAAAGAGTTCTAATTTCTCTTAGGATAATGACCAGGATCCTTCAAAGTATTATGTAATCTGGCATGTGCTTATAtccagttttctctctttccaactCTGCTTTAGCCATATTGACCTGCATTTACTTAAATTTGTCATGCTGTCTTTCACCTCCTGGTCTTTCAACATTGTTCCTTCTGCTCAGAATCCTCATGTATTTCCCACTTTCCTTTATACGGTTAATTCATTGTCATCCATCTACATTACTTGGGAGAAGTTTTCCCGACAACTTAAACTAAATTAGATCTCCCTTTGCCCATATACCTGTTTTTATGGTTAAAGCCATTTATTAGTTTCCTTCACTCAAGGAGCTTAGATTTTAGAGATGAGTCAGACAAATTAACAGTACAGTTTCAAATAGGATAAGTGCTATCAGGAAAATGAAACAGGGTGTTAATGACACTGACTAGGATGGGGTGTATGAAAGGCAGTCAGGAAAGTTCTCtctgaggtgacatttgagctaagaCCTGAATGCAAAAAAAGAGCCAGTTTTGGGGAGAGCAGGGAAACAATCCAGGGAATAGCAAGTGCAGATGCTTTATGGTGTGAATATAAAGAAGGCCAGGATAGAAGCATAAGAGGGAAAATGGTATGAGAGGAGGACAGAGAGTATGTAGGGATCAGATCAtatacagttttggaggctgagaTAAGAAGTTTGGATTTCATTCATCCAGTAGATTTTAATTGCAATCCAGGGAatgatattttagaaagaatCTTCTGGCTAATGTGTGGAAACTGGATGGGAGTGAAAGAGCAAAAGTAGTAATAAGGTTACCAGTGACTCCAGGTAAGAGATGGTGGTGGCCTCTACTATTAAAGATTAGGGTAGACTGATATATTCTGAGGCTAGAGGCAGCAGGACTTGATGATGATTGATTGTGGAAGGATGGAGGAAAAGACAAATCGGGCATAGCTTGAACAACTAGGTGAATGGTTTGGACATTTACTGAGATAGGAAAGGAGAGGGTTTAGTGGGGAGTATCAAGAGTTCTGTTTGGGTCTTGTTAAATGGAAGATGCCTAGTAAACATTCGATTGAATATATTGAGAAGGCAGTTGAATATGTGAGTCTAGAGTACCTGAGCAAGATCTGGGCTTGAATATAAATTTGATATTTGTTGACAAGGTGGTGTTTAAAACTGTAGGATTGACTGATATGTCCCAGGGAATATTATTTGTAAACATATAACATTTATTGTATCCTGTATTAGATTGAGAGAGCTGAGGCTAGAGACCATGTCTGATTTATTCCCCATGTACTCCCAGTACCTAGCATTGTACTAGGCACACATTGTGTGATGAGtaagtatcttttaaaagaaagaatgagtgaattaatGGATAAACATACCAGGGCATTAAAATGTAGTGGTAGGGATGAACATTCTCAGCAGTAAACCATGATAGCAGACATGAATGCCTAATATTTGCTAGATACTGTTTTGGGCTCTTCTGGgctacaaagataaataaaatgtgatccTTGTGTTTAGGGAGTTCAGTATCTGGAAGGAGACTTTGAGACTCATCATAGTTCAGTTGATAAATGCCAGAATAGAGATGTGAGGGAAATGCTTTGAGAACacagttttaaatgaaaacttttgtcTAAGAAAAGACTGTCAAGAAAGAATTTCCTCATTGAGAAAGTGCCATTTTAGATGGACTTTGAAACATAAATAGGAACatgagaaaatgtgttttctagTTGGAGGGGATATCTTGGATTTAGGTGGTGGgtggttctttttcttcttcttctcctccccttcctccttccttcttcttccttcttcatttctgagTACCTGACCAGAGAaggtgtttttaaattattattaaatgagtAAGATGCAGAgcttaaaatttagttttaaggAGATCAGAGATCTGAACTTTGTGAATTCAATTTTTTATGCTACTGTATTTTATGCCCTTTTTGtctttcaataaaatttattttgaacagTCTATGCTGTCATAGCTATACTAAGTGGGAAATGCAAAATTTCGATTTTGCATGAGGCTGGAGAGTGTAGGGGAGGGCAGTATATTCCTGGAGGTAGTAGTGTCTGAGAGGACACAGGTTAGACCCCAAGAAAAAGCTAGATCAGATATTTACAATAAGCAGTTTGGATCAGAAGATAGGATTTACATATTTGTTTGGAAGACCctaaatccatgaaaacagatcAGATTCAGTTCTCTTAACGGTATGAGGTGAGTAAAAGATGGCTGGTTTGTGTGATGCCTATAGGCAGTGGAATGAGGAAATGAGAATACCATAGGATAATTTGGGGGTAAAGTATTTTCTGTTGGGTTGGAGGGTGATTGATAGTTTGGGAAGGTGTCACATAAGGGGCCATTACTATACTGATTTGGAGAGACTTCCTCAGGGCCCATGTCCTTACTGCTTGGGAGGCCCTTTGGGTGTACTTACTGGGATAGGTACTTAGCtatagaagaaaagaagatatGAGTCCCATCTCTTTAGTGTTCTACTTAGGCAGACAGGAAAGATAGATAAGCAATCAAATGATTAATACAGAAAGATGAGACTATAATAGAGTTCTTTatgaaatgaagagaaggaagaaacaattATCACCATTAGGTAGGGTTGAGGAAAGCCTCACCGAAGAGGTAACATttcagattttactttattttttcattcatccatgcacccatgcatacatacatatatacatcagTCCATTGGCTATTATTTGAATTCCTCCAGTACACTAGATACTGTGCAGATGCACTTTTTTATAAATGTGTTGAGTCTGTGCTTACCagagttttctgtttttcaagagATTGCAgcttagtttcttttaaaaaaaacataatactTATTAATAAGACCATGTTTTTCcttgatattatataataatattatacaACCCATCTAAATATCTGGaattactatatatatgtgtttaaagTTCACAATTTCCAGGTGAAGTCTAATCTGCTGAAGTATACCAGCTCTTTTATTCTCTGTAATAACCTGCTTATAGATTAGAAACTTTTTAGGTTTTGTTATGTGTGTCTGGGTGCCTACTAATCATTTAAAGGTTactgttttacaaataaacatTCCTGAAgattttgagtctgttttctaATACTAGCTCAACTCTTAACTAATTCTAATCTTGGGCAGCTCACTTAATCTCTAGATTCTAGAGTGTTCTTTCTAGGAGGTTCCTGGGTTTCCTTATCTCTATGCTGAAGATGTTTGACTGTGGTTATTAACTGGGTCCTACTGTTTCTCTTGGGGTGGTTAGaaaagtatgttttgtttttgtaaatcatAATGGCAGGGTGCAGTGCAGGGCATTACTGGCTTTTAGTGGGTTGGGGCCAAGGATGCTAACTGGCCTGCATGCCCATATAGTCCTCTTAGAAGGTGGAATTAATCTGTCCTCCCAGTGCCTCTAATGCCCTGTTAAGAAAGAGCTTGTTacggtatgatctcagtcttctCGCTCGACAATGGTATGAACCTGTGACTTATTTATACTATTTACTTTTGCAGTTAGCATGTAAATACTGGGCTCCTCATAGCAAGAAAAAATCACCTTTTGATATAAAGGTAAGTATATTTGGTTTACAACATTCTTTTTGAATAGGAGtgttctttttatcttatttttaagggCTAATTCAACAAAAGCATTACATGATTCTTTTTAAGTTCAAATTACAGTTTTCTAATTATCAGATTGACAATTATTCATgtcagaaaatttggaaaataacagAAGTTacacattagaaaataaaaatcactaccCAGAGATAACTATCTGCTATCATTGTGTTgtgttaaagtttttaaaaattgtgtatataaCTTAACTGTTTTCCTGTTACAGAttcttggtttgttttaaatttatcattattataatgACCATGTAATgaaaatttttgtaaatatacagAAATTTCTGTACAATTTTTTGACAGTTCATTTAGGGTAGAatctattgttttttatttttaggttgaTGAGCTGAGATAAAGATTTATAAGAATGGTGGAAGAAGTAGGAGTTGTTTAGGGTAGAGGATTAGATGGCCAAAGACCAGTAATATTTCAGTTAGGGGATGGACTTATGGTTCAGGTGGAGCAGTTTaggataaatgaaaacaaaaattcctgAATGTGGGATTAATTCTCATGAAATAGGCTCTTAAAGAgagatctttaaataaaatagagatgacATATTGCATGCCATTTAAcaagtatagttgacccttgaacaacacaagtttgaactgcatgggtccatttatacacggattttttttttttctaagtacagtactgtaaatgtattttctcttccttatggttaAAGTGTGTCTTCAttagctgacccttgaacaacatgggttggGGTTCTGatcccccatgcagtcaaaaacccatgtataacttttttaaaaaaaaagatttcatttatttgagagagagagagcgagcgtgcaaGCATGCACatgcgcaagcagggggagtggcagactgTTTTAGGCACACTTGGTAAAACTGAACTTAACCCaaaatttcttttatcatttgagcttaaatgtttcatttatgaatatatttttgttttgccagCAATCCTTTTATTCATCAGGAGGATATTCATAAAAATGGCATATATTAATTACTCTAATTACTAGTAGAGTTGCTTTATCTTCTTATATGCTATTTGTATGTGTTTGTGGTTGTATATGTTAGATCTGGGGGTTCCTAGGGTCATATTTCATTAATAACAAGAGTATCTTAATGACAATAAAATCAAGTTGATTCTAATTAGATTGAGATTTTCAGAGATTATATCCAGATCATTGTAATTCAGGATGAAGCTATGTATGCCTGTTTAGAAGAACTTTATTGTAGGTTGGTATTTGAAGATTATGCCcttcattttagtattttatttgaattttga
Encoded proteins:
- the ZNF770 gene encoding zinc finger protein 770, with the translated sequence MMAENNLKMLKIQQCVVANKLPRNRPYICNICFKHFETPSKLARHYLIHTGQKPFECDVCHKTFRQLVHLERHQLTHNLPFKCSICQRHFKNLKTFVKHQQLHNETYQNDVKQVRRLLEAKQEKPVYGMYHTFTTEERWALHPCSKSDPTYSPTKKRKNIHACTICGKMFPSQSKLDRHALIHTGQRPFKCVLCSKSFRQSTHLKIHQLTHSEERPFQCCFCQKGFKIQSKLLKHKQIHTRNKTFQTLSLKIKSPESCPLPNKLNAKQDGFENGDIGESEENNQLDVHSIYIVPFQCPECEECFESEQILNGHKCFPARGGKIPSRLKRSYNYKTIVKKILAKLKRAGGKKLDNFRSEKKVFKNNFLKNCDLISGEQSPEQAQRTFIGSLGKHGTYKTVGNKKKKTLTLPFSWQKHFQSQNMGKNLKGILTTENMLTTDNSVNNKDVSIYGSSGEEFFDNCEVLQCGFSVPSENIHTGHKMCPCDKCEKVFPSISKLQRHYLIHTGQRPFGCNVCGKSFRQSAHLKRHKLTHIDKIPYRRSLCQEFENLNQLLIHPGDNVNYNASQQCQTLGFQKYEVSESDQISDIKVKAESEDFILSTPYRNRQPYLSSALLQSEQSQHSHCCGYSGRAERNDGLLYQCSVCSKSFRSPSKLERHYLIHAGQKPFECSVCGKTFRQAPHWKRHQLTHFKE